The DNA region TGATAGGTTTTCAAGGAGATGAGAGGATAGGTTTAGTTTTTGTTATAggctagagttttttttaaaaaataactataTAATTTGCCGAAATAGGGCTGACatctatgcttaatgaagtGCATTTTGTCACATGATCTTGTGTTCATCCCatctagtctccttcttttggttccttttcttttgatgCAAATTTTCCAGTTTttgtgttgattttcgtttttgttttgtggcttaatttttttttcacctttggaagttattattcttgttgctagaggcataaaattgaTATACACGTACATATGTAATGGGTCTTGAATTCTATTGCCTCTAGATCTTCAATTTGAAGAGTTTCTTTGCCTGGTGACCatcttcttgtttttctttcaaaattacGACCTATTTGTGACTAGGATCATGAAATGGTCTTAAATGGAATCTTATGTTCATATCTCATCCACTGAGTCACATGTTTCcaattattttctttctttctctttactTGCTTCCGCTCATgtattttgaggtgcgttgggtgtaATTAGGAGAAGGCAATcgatttcgaaagaaatttatcAAGACACCATTTCACCCTTCTATTCACCACTCTTGATCCTACGGTTTCATTTTGGGCTGACATCATGCTACCCAGGTTTGAGACTAAATGGCTATTAGGCCAGTTCGACCAGGCCGAACTGGGCTACTAGGTTCAGCTGGGTATTCTGCTGAACGTAATGGTCATGCTTTGACCCATCCTACTCTCTTGGCCGAGTAGGGAAATATAAGGTGTAACCCACTAATTTTGCGGAACCATGAAAAGCCATTACGTAAAGAAtggatagtttttttttgtaaacTCTCAAAAATATCATATGTAGGGAGATGATATTATACAATCATGGGAAATTTCAAGATCAAATTAGATTTGTTTGTATGATATGAAATTGATAGCAAAAGAAAGGACAAAAACAAAAGGTGTATATGCATCCTGAACTTTTGTATGTCTTCGTGTTTGTCAATTCCATATCGTACACAAAAATCATTTTTCATCTTGAGATTTTGTATGGTTGTATGATATCACACCTCCCCTTACATGgtctattttataattttttaaacttctacacatgatttACGACGTTTCATGATTCCATTTAATTTGTGGTTTCCACCTGGTATGTTCCCTGTCAAATAGGTTGAATAATGTCCCTAAATTAAGAGAACGTTATCAACCCTTTCATTATAGGTAGCAAAATTATGTACTCGAAAATATATTCATGGTGGATTTGCTCTGCCTGACAAATCTTTACAGTACCAggcttcaaaagaaaaatatctcagCAGTATATCATAGTGTGGTTAGTTCTTTCTTTATATATAGAATAAACATTACACTGGTCTTAGAATTCAGGGGTCATGCATGCATCTCCATTGGCCTGAGGTTTGGAAGGTAACTACTCGATAAATTTTATAAGGCTCTATCTGGCGAATGTTCACCCGACAGTTATATGGCGCACACCCCCTTGCCATTTCTGAGAATCAAGCAACAATTTATAAAAAAAGTTCaacaaattctaaaaatctggtTACAATTTGGGAACTTAGTTCAATAATTTCTGAAACTTGTCAATAATTTTCGAAAATTACTTCAACAATTTCGGAACAATTAATCTTGACCTGACAAACAATCCTTAAAACCTAATTCAACAAGTTTTTAAAATCCTGGCAATGATTTTTAGTAAGTGTGAACGTTTTCACTAGAAAAATTAGTAATCTCTTACCTCGTCATCCTTGACAATTTGATACCATCACCTAACTGTCTTTATTGCATGCAAATGATGCACAGTGACAACCTCCGGCAACAAGCTCACAATCCCATCTGCCTGCGGCCTTCCACCAAAATGTTGCGGCTCTGCCGATGCAATAGGGCGCGACGTTCTCATCCACGACATAGACCGGCTAAGCACTCTCCTCCGGCTGTCATCCGTTACTCAAAGCTCGCCAGCTCCGTCGGCCAACCCCAACCCCTGGATCCCATTTGCACCAGCTCCGTTGGTCGTCCCTGGGATTCCGATTTCGTCACCTCcggtggcgccgccgccagaggCGCCGGCCGTTACAGTCCCTGATAGCTCCAGGACGGACCTCAACACGCTGGAGTTTGTCGTCACTGTCGGCTTCGGCACGCCGGCCCGGCTGTCCGCGGTTGTCTTCGACACCGGCAGCGACGTGTCATGGATCCAGTGCCTGCCCTGCTCCGGGCACTGCTACGAACAGCACGACCCGATCTTCGACCCGACCAAGTCAGCCACCTACGCCGCCGTCCCCTGCGGCCATCTCCAGTGCACGGCCGCCGGCGGAAGGTGCAATGGCACCACATGCCTCTACAACGTCGAGTACGGCGACGGCTCGTCCACCTCCGGCGTCCTGTCCCACGAGATGCTGACGCAAATCTCCTCGCGGACCTTCCCCGGCTTTGCGTTCGGCTGTGGACAGCAGAATCTCGGTTCGTTCGGAAACATTGATGGGCTGATCGGCCTCGGCCGTGGCGAGCTTTCCCTGTCCTCCCAGGCCGCCGCATCGTTTGGCACCGTCTTCTCGTACTGCTTGCCGTCTCGGACACTCCTGGGTACCTCACCATCGGCTCGACTCCGGTATCCAGCAAGGTCCAGTACACGGCGATGATACAGAAGTCGGAGCACCCGTCCTTCTACTTCGTCGAGCTCGTCTCCATCGACATCGGCGGGTTCATCCTGCCGGTGCCGCCGACCGTGTTCACGAGCACGGGCACGCTCCTCGACTCCAGCACGATCCTCTTCTGCCTCCCTACGCAGGCGTAATAATATATCTTTTCCTTAGAATTAGTGTGTTAAACTTTGTCTCAAAACTCTAGGTATAAATTtactttctaaattaaatatttaactTAGGTTATATTTTGGATGGGTTGTATTCATGCTAAGTAGTAGCATTAGGGTTTGTTAtgtgaaaaattaatttttgacCAGGCGAGCCATTCAAATTTTAGGAAAGTtttaaaatactttcataaaagaagaaaaacaaatctTTCTTACCAAGGCCAGAAttccctttctcttctttttctttcgacCCCAGCCGAGCCTATCCTTCACCTCCGCTCCTCCCTTGCCTCCCCACTTGGGCCGGTCGAAAGCTAGGCCCATTTCATCTTCCCGCCTCCTCTATGTTAGTGCCCCTGGCCAAAGCCGCCTTCCCTACTCCTCAGCGCCCTCAAGCCCGTCTCCTTCCTTGCGCCTCCGAATCCAACTAACCCAACCGAATATGAACTCTTCTCTACGCGTGTATCCTTCCCACCTATATAAGTtcatgtagcgaaaatgaccctattaggttatgattgtgattttagtgattaataataacatagtcattgggactaacatatttgtcaagaatatatgttagtaggtctcatggatgcaatacataaagaagccatcAAAATCAGGAcaaagtttagttgaattggaaaaagtcgcaggagaaatgactacactggatgatccggtgctccgGGTATTTGCACTAACTggagcatctctgtcaaagggggacagaggcatgaaagcctcaacggatagtccggtaatcgAGTGTAGGCAACACCGGACAATACaacggacaatgaacagtgcaaagatggaaaagaagcagaagaccccaccggatagtccggtgattgatttgaacacaccagaggAAAGCACTGGAACATtcttgacaaaggggagaatacAGTGatctcactggaaggtctggtgctctgaagatATGTACATCagagcatatttttcagagagggttgcattggtaGCTCAGCTGGCTAAGGAtaacgcaccggatggtccgttgATGAAGTAATGtgcaccggagaatacaccggagtaatttacacagagaagatgttggctcggatggctaaggtatactcactggaaagttcggtgatgaagatggagtatacaccggagtgtccggtgttcacaaaggcttgagtggggtttccAACGGCTCATTTCTGAGGAAgttctcactggatgatccggtgttagtacaaCTGTCAACGCCGAATCATTTGGTGTTAACAGTAACGTTGAGCCATTggaaaaacggctagttggcgggtttgaggctataattacccctccactcagtcatttgagtgagctggagtcctgagaagtttATGTACACCTGAAAAGTCATCCaacccatcaaagtgcttaaagtgaacATGCAAGGTGATTaggcacaagattagtgagtgattagtgcttataggcatagagagtgagttgctagatgattgctacctagagagtggatcaaggagtgatccaacagtgtacctcttggtacgctggcaccttgaagtcttggtgactcgctagcaagcttgttgaccctctgacttggtgtggagcaacaGCAAGGTGATTGTGTGGGGACGCAGAGaaccttacctttgtggctcaagctccaaagtgatcacgatggtgaggaaccggaagagaggctagtggtgagaccttgccttagtggcttggtggctcatccggatggaggccttgtctttgtgatttggtggctcaatggctgtgaccgggtgccgtccGGAAGCAtgtcctttgtggagctccaacatggactaggggtggcattgaTGCCATTGACACCACGGGAAAaatctgtcacacccgattttaagattaaaatcaagtttaaactatatgtatgccaggattagTTTATTCATACAGATAGCGACGTCATTAGTGCATAACAGACACAGTATTTCTTATTACAatgttatttattacaaaatgaccacacacgagtctaaaagaaaatacatcaCAGTGGAACAGAAAACAGCGCAGCTCTATGCCAACAGGCAGTCGACCGAaagctccacaagcctagaactcagcatcatcttcagggaaatcttcaaaagcttcaccttctgaaacagcaagcgtgagtatttccaatactaaacaagtgggggaaaaatatgacatggtggcttgaaccaagatttcctattctctagggttttatttgcataaaagccaatttttatccctgaactatggaaaagtaattttattttaaaaaggaaaagacgtacaaaagattttctttaacctgcGAGAATTCAACCGATTCTCAACCATGTAAAacatccacccgactaatcatgtgagggtccatgccgctcataaccgtgagcacggctgaatattcagtttgacactctgcagagtttgtacactttacccacgagtcgtgatcttctcttttgccggtacctactggtaccttacacacttccggggtgtacgccaagagatcactacgaggcttttccaaagagtctcccagtatgcacttgcccactgaggtttcaccaccgtacataagtggagtaaccctccaccccagaagccccctcttgtgctggGTAGAATcaggaagtaacccttccttatctacacatccaattggctcatacgacactgggagaacatctaattactaggccaagtagtaccatattggtctcgtggttgttctgttgccatggatggtcgctccatgaaccggtccttaaaatggtctgggcaagaccgccaataaccccataagggtagattaccaaacatctccaatcaaccaaccatgccgagaataacccctttcttgcccaaaaccccaaatatccttgttgttaactctcttaacaacatcagttttcatgtcatacttcctatatcaacttttagttcataactcatgattcatcacctacatgctacatgttcatctaaaagcatggctaagcataaacatgatgttattttaaggataaaacatctacaactaacactagtgtttgctatactacccattttgtaaaacaatatgcatatttgataaagactatctttatgtaaaaatTGGGTTCAcgacatggtcaagacacttgcctttgtcgaagtgatgcacaggtccttcaaaatcttctttctGGAAATTCCCAAACTCTTGGACTGAATcatctacacgagcacacaatcatacataaTAACAATACACTTAACAgtcctaaaactagagaaaaaccctataaacagattctacacgtcgctatgagaatatgagcgcaaagatcgcctaaatcggagctacgagcaaaaagttatgagcgtttgaagttccaatggtgtttctgcaaattttacttattatcagagaataaaaccgattatttttatactgaaaacaggtttattgtgcaatcatgaTGTCATAAATTGGACATCAATAATTTTGTGAAGAAAAGGGTAGTGGACCGAGTCCACCGAGCGGTGAACCGGCCGAGATCCTTCGGTCCATGGTCCACCAAGGACCGATGGCTCTGGAATGGCTACGGGCCGGCAGCGGGCGGCCGGGGGATGGCTAGAGTTGGCCGGGAACATGCGTCGGTGAGCGGGAGACTCCGGCGAgtagaggaagagaaggagggaggggcggcgaaCTCACCCCGGGCGTCAAGGAGATTGGAGCGACGCCGGAGTGGCCGGGCGACGACGAGAACGGCAACGGCGGTCGGctaggcggcgggaggggtgcTCCGGCGACCGAATGATGACAGCAAACCGTGGAACCGACTCCGGAGGGTCCTACGAAGATGATGAACGGGTCAATTTGGCCGGAGGTGGTTCGGTCACGAAGAACGGCGTTGgtggagctcctcaccagagTTGGCGAAGAAGAGGCCGGCAACGACGAAATCGGCGAGGAAAAAGTGTGGGAGCTAAAGCAAAATGCGAGGAACATTGCCAAGGAGAGAATGGGCGGCTTaaatagaggagaggaggagtagggTGGCCGGAATTGGAAGAGAAAGGGGGCGGCAGCCATGGATTAATGGCCGACGGTTTTCTTGCTTTTACCGCGCAATAGAGAGGGGAAATGAGGGGGAAATGGCCGGGGAAACTTAATGGGGCTTTAGGGCTCTGATCCGGTAgttgttgggagaggagagggtgcGGGAGAAGGGAAAATGGCCGGCGGCCGTTGGAGCTCGGGCGCggccggaggaaggagaagaggagccgggGTGTGGGCGGGGCTCGGCTCGGCTGGCGGCTCGGCTCGTCGCAGGAGGAGGCCGGCTAGCGAACACGGGCTCGGGCTgaagggagaggaagggagggggaggtggcttgggccaagcccaaaggagagagagagaatgagggggagggaggtTTTGGGCTGAGATATGAGGGAGTTTCGGCCCAAGACAaggtttcttttatttcttttcaaaatctatttttaatttatccCAAAAAGGGGATTTGAGTAAATAACCAAATATAACACTGGGGCTAAGGGTCAAATTGGTAATTTTTCCTACCCCGAATTCAAacaagttttgaaatatttttcgCTCAAAAATTCCAGAGAGGGAGAAAATGGGCCTACTGCAACTACAGagccagcatgcatgcatcaaacaaaatatatcctagACCATTTGTTTGATTTAAGAAAATATCGTTTTAATCCTATGCTTATGGTGATGCTATTAACTAAATTGTgggaaaaaatttaaaaattcaaaaaaaactgagaattagggtgttacaaaatccttatgctgagtttgtttctctctaccttatttatgtttccgcatttactcacttgtaatttacctttttagaaTCGGGAAGGGTAagtttgtagcaacatggtatagggatcccaacagaatggttgtttgatgatggtgcgggaatgcacgtgtgctgGTAGTGCACTGTTGGTTGtgattgttcctgtgtggggtcctaaggaccggttcttgaacatgtaaccaaatTATTTCCGCACAACCAtaatcctaaggaccggttcttgaacatgtaaccaaatTATTTCCGCACAACCATAAGACCTATATGGGTATAGCCtgaccaactaattagccactcctctgattctgtgggcaccgttggatgattaaatggcccaagagggggcttctgcagtgatgtaatcgtctgttagcggtgaaacctcagtgggtgcctgcatgttagtgagagcttttgatggacaagacaatgacaatccacctccaccatcacaGCCTTCCCTCGAGCAGCTTCTGGCAATGCAAACTCAAATTCTACAAGGAGTGACCCAGACaatggcccaaatgcagcagagtCCCCTAGCTGCTGCCCCTGCACCGCCACAGTAACCCCGTGACAAGCTCAAAGAGTTCCAAAGGACTAAGCCACCCACCTTGTCTTATGTTGTTGAACATATTGACGCCGATGACTAGCTCAAAGTCATCGAAAAGAAGCTTTCAGTTGCTTAGTGCAACAACAAGGAGAAAGTTATGTTCGCTTCACACCAGCTGATGGGACCTGCCAcagactggtgggatgcctatgtcGATGCTCTTGAAGAATCTGACAGCATCAACTGGTAGGAATTCAAGAATGCTTTTCATGCTCATCATGTACCccaaggagctatcaagatCAAGAAAAAGGAATTCCTAGAACTCAAGCAAGGAGCATTGATTGTGAGTGAGTATGTCACTAGATTCACTCAGTTGTCCCGgtatgcaccagaagatgtAGATACCgataagaagaagcaagattgtTTCTTGTAAGGACTAAATGTTAGACTGCAATACATATTCTCTGGCTTCTCATGATTTCAAGAACATTTAAGTCCTTGTAGATCGTGCTCTTATCTTGAAGCACAAGATAAACAAGATTGAGCGCAAGCGCAAGACGGACCGCCTAGGTTAGTCAAGCAGCAACACCATGCCCCATTATGACTCTTCTTAATCTGAATCCTCGAATCGTTCTAGTCAGCAGTACAATCGGCCTGAGACCTAGTCTACAAATTAAAGCTCCTCTAGGAATGCACGATAGTACCAGCACTCCAACTTTCAAGCGCCCCGCACTTCAAGTCTGATAcctcaaaggaacaacaacactgGTATCAACACTCAAGCCTCTGCCAAAGGAAAACATTTTTTCTATTATGGAGTCGGGGACATTTTGCTTTCCAATGCCCTCAGAAGCATCCAAATCAGCCACCCGTCCAAGGTGCAAACAAGCAGAACCACAATAGGAATTAGTCCCAGAATCAAGCAAAGCAAAAAGTTGCTAGAGGCCGTGTGAAACATGTGGcagttgatgaagctcaagatgcatCAAATGTTGTGATTGAtatgtttcttatcaactccaaccccagtacagtgttatttgattctggatcatcgcattcttttataccaaccaagtatgtggcaaAATACAATATCAACCATGTATCTCTTATGAAGCATAGAATGATTGTTAGCTCCCTAGGTAAAGAAATGAAAGCAAGACATGTATGccctaaccttagtattaaaaataaggggggtagattttctagcaaaccttatcgttttggaatccgaagggatagatatcatactaggaatggattggttaaccaaattcAATAGAATTATCGACTGTGAAAGAAGAGTAGTTCGTCTGTCTcctaaagaaggaaaaggagtgGAATACGTTGCAGAA from Phragmites australis chromosome 8, lpPhrAust1.1, whole genome shotgun sequence includes:
- the LOC133927642 gene encoding aspartyl protease family protein At5g10770-like, yielding MPIEIIDISDDNEEIDWDLRWGESEQASVEPMAKEEGGKVREKAPPATSSDSFSSSNSSGVGYCLSFLTTSGNKLTIPSACGLPPKCCGSADAIGRDVLIHDIDRLSTLLRLSSVTQSSPAPSANPNPWIPFAPAPLVVPGIPISSPPVAPPPEAPAVTVPDSSRTDLNTLEFVVTVGFGTPARLSAVVFDTGSDVSWIQCLPCSGHCYEQHDPIFDPTKSATYAAVPCGHLQCTAAGGRCNGTTCLYNVEYGDGSSTSGVLSHEMLTQISSRTFPGFAFGCGQQNLGSFGNIDGLIGLGRGELSLSSQAAASFGTVFSKVQYTAMIQKSEHPSFYFVELVSIDIGGFILPVPPTVFTSTGTLLDSSTILFCLPTQA